CAAAAATATGGTGCGAAAGTTTATTTTCTAATAGGTGATTTTACTGGCATGATAGGCGATCCAAGCGGTAAGAGTGAGACTAGAAAACCACTTAGCAAAGAGCAAGTGTTAATGAATGCGAAAACTTATGAAGAGCAAGTATATAAGGTTTTAGATTCTTCTAAAATGGAGATAGTATTTAACTCAAAGTGGCTTGATGAACTTGGGATTCGTGGTATGTTGGAGCTTTCATCAAAGTTTTCTGTTGCTAGAATGTTAGAGAGAGATGATTTTGAGAAAAGATATAAAAGCCAAAGCCCAATTAGTATTGTTGAATTTTTCTATCCTCTTTTGCAGGGATATGATTCAGTTGCCTTAAATTGTGATATAGAATTTGGTGGAACTGATCAGAAGTTTAATTTGCTTATGGGTAGGCATTTGCAAAAGGCTTATGGTTGCAATAAAGAACAATCAGTTGTTATGTTGCCACTGCTAGAAGGACTAGATGGTGTAAATAAAATGAGCAAAAGCTTAGGGAATTATGTCGGTATCACACAAGAGCCAAAAGAGATGTTTGGTAGATTGCTTAGTATTTCAGATGAACTTATGTGGAGATATTATGAGCTTTTAAGCACAAAATCATTACAGCAAATAGAATCTCTAAAAGAGGGTGTAAAAAATGGCAGTTTGCACCCAAAGGCGATTAAAGAAGAATTAGCATTAGAGATAATAACCAAATATCATGATGAAAAAAGTGCCAAAGAAGCACAAGAGGAATTTGCTAAAGTGTTTAGCAAAGATGAGCTACCAAGCGATATTGAAGAGTTTGTAAAAGAAGAAGGAATTTGGATAGCACAAGTGCTTAGTGAATGCAAGCTATCATCTTCTAATTCTGAATCTATACGATTAATTAAGCAGGGTGGTGTAAAAATTAACCAACAAAAACTAGAAGATTCCAAACTCAACTTAACTAGTGGAGAATATATAATACAAGTTGGAAAAAGAAAATTTGCAAAAGTAATTATAAAATAAAGAGGGAAGCTATGGGACTAAAACCTTTAAAAATTGGACAATATACAATACCTTTACCTATATTTCAAGGGGGTATGGGAATTGGCATTAGTTGGGATAATCTAGCAGGAAATGTATCTAAGTGTAATGCAATGGGTATTATCTCTTGTGTTGGGACTGGGTATTATAAAAATAGAGAATTTATACAAAAATCAATCAAGAATCGTCCATTTGATACTATGAATTTTTACTCTAAAGATTCTTTGTTTGAAATATTTAAAAATGCTAGAAAAATATGTGGTGATAAGCCACTTGGAGCAAATATTTTATATGCAATAAATGAATATGGTAGAGTAGTAAGAGATGCGTGTGAGGCTGGTGCAAATATGATAATAACTGGTGCTGGATTGCCTACTAATATGCCTGAATTTACAAGCAACTTTCCAAATGTAGCATTAATTCCCATAGTATCATCTGCAAAGGCATTGAGAATATTATGCAAAAGATGGGAGGGAAGATATAAGAAAATCCCTGATGCAGTCATTGTTGAAGGACCTCTAAGTGGAGGACATCAAGGTGTTAGTTATGAAGACTGCTTCAAAGCAGAACATCAGCTTGAATCTATATTACCACAAGTAGTAGAGGAGAGTAAGAATTGGGGGGAGATTCCAATTATTGCAGCAGGTGGCATTTGGGATAGGGGTGATATTGATAGAATGATTTCTCTTGGTGCTAGTGGTGTGCAAATGGGGACTAGATTCTTAGGTGCAAAAGAATGTGATGCAAAATATTACAATGAGCTTATGTTAAAAGTAAAAAAAGAAGATATAGAGCTCATAAAATCTCCTGTTGGATATCCTGCTAGAGCGATTGTTACTGGTATAATTAAGGCACTAAGGGAAGGAAAAGCACCAAAGATAGCTTGTATAAGTAATTGTGTCTCACCATGCAATAGAGGAGAAGAGGCAAAAAAGGTTGGATACTGCATT
The Helicobacter ibis DNA segment above includes these coding regions:
- a CDS encoding nitronate monooxygenase; the encoded protein is MGLKPLKIGQYTIPLPIFQGGMGIGISWDNLAGNVSKCNAMGIISCVGTGYYKNREFIQKSIKNRPFDTMNFYSKDSLFEIFKNARKICGDKPLGANILYAINEYGRVVRDACEAGANMIITGAGLPTNMPEFTSNFPNVALIPIVSSAKALRILCKRWEGRYKKIPDAVIVEGPLSGGHQGVSYEDCFKAEHQLESILPQVVEESKNWGEIPIIAAGGIWDRGDIDRMISLGASGVQMGTRFLGAKECDAKYYNELMLKVKKEDIELIKSPVGYPARAIVTGIIKALREGKAPKIACISNCVSPCNRGEEAKKVGYCIADGLGDGYRGDIENGLFFTGANGYRIDKIQSVQEIIDELTK
- the tyrS gene encoding tyrosine--tRNA ligase, whose protein sequence is MDLELKLKEAMEDIQRGVQEIIGIEYIQSLVNKYLQDGTTFTIKAGFDPTAPDLHLGHSVLLQKLATFQKYGAKVYFLIGDFTGMIGDPSGKSETRKPLSKEQVLMNAKTYEEQVYKVLDSSKMEIVFNSKWLDELGIRGMLELSSKFSVARMLERDDFEKRYKSQSPISIVEFFYPLLQGYDSVALNCDIEFGGTDQKFNLLMGRHLQKAYGCNKEQSVVMLPLLEGLDGVNKMSKSLGNYVGITQEPKEMFGRLLSISDELMWRYYELLSTKSLQQIESLKEGVKNGSLHPKAIKEELALEIITKYHDEKSAKEAQEEFAKVFSKDELPSDIEEFVKEEGIWIAQVLSECKLSSSNSESIRLIKQGGVKINQQKLEDSKLNLTSGEYIIQVGKRKFAKVIIK